One genomic window of Desulfomonilia bacterium includes the following:
- a CDS encoding FGGY-family carbohydrate kinase yields MKEYVVVIDRGSTNVKAVAFDTKGNEVFTSACASQKPVSVRPGWWEQDMQIIWENTASAIRGIFKGGILPEEVIGVFAVGQGNGMMPIDKNGNPSRMGILSLDSRAKGIHDEWTMDGRYSQAIEKLVFPFVVGSPVTLLAWFKENAPDDFKAIDKVLFSKDWIRYKLSGTICTDPSDASGAGLMDPRKNTYAEDVFELLGLEDIKDKLPEIRPSHEVVGRVTKEAARATGLKEGTPVMCGAHDIAAYPFGIGSMDSKELVTVVGTWGFSVVPVTSLEGMFMAYYHTFPGYFLTGIGDGNSGGCLDIIINNLCEYEKELAIRNGISVYEYIEDMIENTKTTGILFHPFVFGNIFFGSASGCLYGIRNWHTKADIMRAVYEGIVMRYHSNMKLIPGSANFESMWLIGGGAKSKIFGQIFADVTGLSVKVPKPYEITARGGAMNALIGLGRYKNHQEACIQPEIKTVYHPNPEMKAYYQKKSAAYQQIFDNNMQIWDTLSQLNG; encoded by the coding sequence ATGAAAGAATATGTTGTTGTCATTGACCGCGGAAGCACGAATGTCAAGGCAGTTGCGTTCGACACAAAAGGAAACGAAGTCTTCACATCAGCCTGCGCAAGCCAGAAGCCTGTTTCCGTAAGGCCGGGCTGGTGGGAACAGGATATGCAGATAATATGGGAAAACACGGCAAGCGCAATCAGGGGTATATTCAAGGGAGGCATTCTTCCCGAAGAGGTCATTGGCGTTTTTGCAGTGGGGCAGGGTAACGGCATGATGCCCATAGATAAAAACGGAAACCCGTCCCGCATGGGCATACTGTCACTGGACAGCCGCGCAAAGGGCATACACGACGAATGGACGATGGACGGCCGCTACTCCCAGGCCATAGAAAAGCTCGTATTCCCGTTCGTGGTCGGTTCCCCGGTTACGCTTCTCGCCTGGTTCAAAGAGAATGCACCTGATGATTTCAAGGCAATCGATAAAGTCCTCTTTTCAAAGGACTGGATCCGCTACAAATTAAGCGGCACCATCTGTACGGACCCGAGTGATGCAAGCGGTGCAGGCCTTATGGACCCGAGAAAAAATACATACGCAGAGGACGTTTTCGAGCTGCTGGGCCTTGAAGATATAAAAGACAAACTTCCTGAAATCCGCCCCTCTCATGAGGTGGTAGGCCGCGTTACAAAAGAAGCGGCGCGGGCGACAGGCCTTAAGGAAGGTACGCCTGTCATGTGCGGTGCGCATGATATTGCCGCGTATCCATTCGGAATAGGTTCGATGGACTCGAAAGAACTCGTTACAGTGGTTGGCACATGGGGTTTCAGTGTTGTTCCGGTTACGAGCCTTGAAGGGATGTTCATGGCCTATTACCATACGTTTCCCGGCTATTTCCTTACAGGGATCGGTGACGGCAATTCAGGAGGCTGCCTGGATATCATCATCAATAACCTGTGCGAGTATGAAAAAGAGCTGGCCATCCGAAATGGAATTTCCGTTTACGAATATATCGAAGATATGATCGAGAACACGAAAACGACCGGCATACTCTTTCATCCCTTCGTTTTCGGGAATATCTTCTTCGGCTCTGCGAGCGGCTGCCTTTACGGCATCAGGAACTGGCACACAAAGGCAGATATAATGCGGGCAGTATATGAAGGCATAGTGATGAGGTATCATTCGAACATGAAGCTGATTCCAGGCAGCGCAAATTTCGAATCCATGTGGCTCATAGGCGGCGGCGCAAAAAGCAAGATATTCGGTCAGATTTTTGCAGATGTTACCGGCTTGTCCGTAAAGGTGCCCAAACCATACGAGATCACTGCCAGGGGCGGAGCGATGAATGCACTCATTGGGCTGGGCAGATATAAGAATCATCAGGAGGCCTGCATACAACCCGAGATCAAAACCGTATATCATCCGAATCCTGAGATGAAGGCGTACTATCAGAAAAAGTCCGCAGCATATCAGCAGATATTCGATAACAACATGCAGATCTGGGATACGCTGAGCCAGTTGAACGGCTGA
- a CDS encoding class II fructose-bisphosphate aldolase, with the protein MALASLKEILDAANKGGYAVPAFDALDHASAEAVIMAAEELNRPVILMLPEAGLLLVDADIFMRFLVERVKIAKVPIALELDHGKGLDVIMKAIRCGFTSVMIDGSDLPNDENIALTKKIVEVAHAAGVSVEAEIGHVAGGEGSFEGSVVDESMYTRPEDAKAFAEATGVDALAVAFGTVHGVYKGTPKLDIERLKAIKDSVTIPLVMHGGSGVSEEDFVRAIQSGINKINLFTEISMAAVAKSVAHAEARENKLHFAELIYVAKTEVSNIAKKYIMLFSLGKEAK; encoded by the coding sequence ATGGCGCTTGCAAGCTTAAAGGAAATTCTGGATGCAGCAAATAAGGGCGGTTATGCCGTGCCTGCCTTTGATGCGCTTGATCATGCCTCGGCTGAGGCTGTAATCATGGCGGCCGAGGAATTGAACCGCCCCGTGATTCTGATGTTACCTGAAGCAGGGCTTCTCCTGGTTGATGCTGATATATTCATGCGCTTCCTTGTTGAGAGGGTGAAAATTGCTAAGGTTCCCATTGCGCTCGAGCTTGACCACGGCAAAGGCCTTGATGTCATCATGAAGGCGATCCGGTGCGGGTTCACTTCGGTTATGATTGACGGGTCCGACCTCCCCAATGATGAGAATATCGCGCTCACAAAAAAGATAGTCGAAGTCGCCCATGCGGCGGGCGTAAGTGTTGAAGCCGAGATAGGCCATGTCGCAGGCGGTGAGGGCAGCTTTGAGGGCAGCGTTGTGGATGAAAGCATGTACACAAGGCCTGAAGACGCAAAGGCCTTTGCAGAAGCAACCGGCGTGGATGCACTGGCCGTAGCTTTCGGTACGGTCCACGGCGTTTATAAAGGCACACCTAAACTCGATATTGAACGTCTGAAGGCGATAAAAGATAGTGTCACAATTCCGCTCGTCATGCATGGAGGCTCCGGCGTGTCCGAAGAAGATTTCGTGAGAGCCATTCAAAGCGGCATAAACAAGATCAATCTCTTTACCGAGATTTCAATGGCAGCAGTTGCTAAAAGTGTGGCGCATGCTGAGGCCAGAGAAAACAAGCTCCATTTTGCTGAGCTAATATATGTGGCGAAGACCGAAGTCTCAAACATTGCAAAAAAATACATCATGCTCTTCAGTCTCGGAAAAGAAGCAAAATAA
- the glnD gene encoding [protein-PII] uridylyltransferase, translating into MREDDPSSILTEKVDQKITGLFGSINGSLSKGWSVIAVGGYGRKDMCPYSDVDILLLAGKSGMKKDADSLVNALIYPLWDLGLNASYSVRTIKETLGDMEKDFFLKTSLLNMRFVCGDQTLFRELSSSIAKKTSKRKWKTSFIADLILHDRKRHELFGDDAYILEPDIKDGHGGLRDFHSILWMVGTVLEAAGMDTLVEKRIISSKDLSDLLDAAGFLLKTRFTLHEISGRKQDHLGFEYQEKLSRIMGLSFSEIETPVEAFMKRFHRSASTIKTLGRNLTFSIMDMFSLIKDRSDKPLSSNLTIKSGMVAFSEGLPLPLKPSILMGAFLACARSGLELHPSARTIIRNNPDFAVTSRSFLQTKSIFLKILNSDYPQSGLIPMLETGVLELFIPEFTRIRSKIQFDAYHVNTVDMHSINTLAEIKHLERHKNPAFSKIEDTDMLMLAALLHDIGKGSGGRHEATGAALAYDIALRLGFKTEYAETISFLIRNHLLLPHTATRRDISDEKTVFKFARAAGSVENLCMLYLLSIADSIATGPAAWNDWKGALFNELYVKALYFLEKGELKSSETVRRLDSGWEELLRIVPAKYSGRLWALPQHYLLHYDTSEIIRHLKLCEDITKGSSIRIEVIHEGGRVRLTVVTKDKPGLFAELSCIMACMHLEVLSAKVFTWHNGIAVDTFDVIPPWEGYDDWDKFTGLFMSLSTGQTDTFTAISQIPSLLHSPNKPKLAAESLISIDNQSSDFFSIIEIKAERARDLLFLISQTISTHNLSIHRAFITTDADVSAIIFYVVLKTGEKIEDRELQSNLIKAIGEALR; encoded by the coding sequence ATGAGAGAAGATGATCCCAGCTCGATACTGACAGAAAAGGTCGATCAGAAAATTACCGGTCTGTTCGGAAGCATTAACGGCAGTTTATCAAAGGGCTGGTCTGTCATCGCCGTAGGAGGATACGGCAGAAAGGACATGTGCCCCTATTCGGATGTCGATATCCTTCTGCTTGCAGGTAAAAGTGGGATGAAAAAAGATGCCGACAGCCTGGTAAACGCTTTGATCTATCCGCTCTGGGACCTGGGGCTTAACGCAAGCTACAGTGTCCGTACAATAAAAGAAACGCTCGGTGACATGGAAAAGGATTTCTTTCTCAAGACCTCACTCCTGAACATGAGATTTGTCTGCGGGGATCAGACCCTCTTCAGGGAACTTTCCTCATCAATTGCAAAGAAAACTTCAAAGAGAAAATGGAAAACCTCATTCATTGCCGACCTTATACTTCATGACAGGAAAAGACATGAGCTCTTCGGTGACGATGCATATATCCTGGAACCGGATATAAAAGACGGCCATGGAGGTCTTCGCGATTTCCACAGCATCCTGTGGATGGTGGGAACAGTCCTCGAAGCAGCCGGCATGGATACTCTCGTTGAAAAAAGGATCATTTCATCAAAGGATTTGAGCGACCTGCTCGATGCCGCCGGCTTTTTACTGAAAACCAGATTTACCCTGCATGAAATTTCAGGAAGGAAACAGGATCATCTGGGTTTCGAATACCAGGAAAAACTTTCAAGAATCATGGGGCTTTCATTTTCCGAAATAGAAACTCCTGTTGAAGCATTTATGAAAAGATTTCATCGAAGCGCTTCAACGATTAAAACACTTGGAAGAAACCTTACGTTTTCGATAATGGATATGTTTTCCCTCATAAAAGACAGGTCTGACAAACCCCTCAGTTCCAATCTCACAATAAAATCCGGTATGGTTGCATTTTCAGAAGGCTTGCCCCTTCCACTCAAGCCCTCCATACTTATGGGGGCCTTTCTTGCATGTGCAAGGTCTGGTCTGGAACTCCATCCCTCGGCAAGAACGATTATCAGGAACAACCCGGACTTTGCCGTAACCAGCAGGTCATTTCTCCAGACAAAAAGCATATTCCTCAAGATATTGAATTCCGATTACCCTCAGTCCGGCCTGATTCCTATGCTCGAGACGGGTGTCCTTGAGCTCTTCATTCCCGAATTCACGAGGATCCGTTCAAAGATCCAGTTTGATGCCTATCATGTCAACACCGTGGACATGCACAGCATAAATACGTTAGCAGAGATCAAGCATCTCGAACGTCATAAAAACCCGGCCTTTTCAAAAATCGAAGATACCGATATGCTCATGCTTGCTGCCTTGCTCCATGACATTGGAAAGGGAAGCGGCGGCCGTCATGAGGCTACAGGAGCGGCCCTGGCATATGATATTGCATTGAGACTGGGATTCAAAACCGAATACGCTGAGACGATTTCATTCCTTATCAGAAACCATCTGCTCCTTCCGCATACCGCAACCAGGCGCGACATATCCGATGAAAAAACCGTTTTTAAATTCGCCAGAGCGGCAGGTTCTGTAGAAAACCTGTGCATGCTTTATCTGCTCAGCATCGCCGATTCCATTGCAACCGGTCCTGCAGCCTGGAATGACTGGAAGGGTGCACTTTTCAATGAACTCTACGTCAAGGCATTGTACTTTCTTGAAAAAGGGGAGCTTAAAAGCAGTGAAACCGTGCGCAGGCTGGATTCGGGATGGGAAGAGCTTCTAAGGATAGTTCCGGCTAAATATTCAGGAAGGCTGTGGGCGTTGCCCCAGCATTATCTCCTGCATTACGACACATCAGAAATAATAAGGCATCTGAAATTGTGTGAAGACATAACGAAAGGCAGCTCAATCAGGATTGAAGTGATTCACGAAGGAGGACGTGTCAGGCTTACGGTTGTCACAAAAGACAAACCCGGGCTCTTTGCCGAACTCTCCTGCATTATGGCATGCATGCACCTCGAAGTGCTTTCCGCCAAGGTCTTTACCTGGCACAACGGTATAGCTGTCGACACATTCGATGTAATACCCCCCTGGGAGGGTTATGACGACTGGGACAAATTTACCGGGCTTTTTATGAGTTTATCCACAGGACAAACAGATACCTTCACCGCAATATCACAAATACCGTCATTGCTGCATTCTCCAAATAAACCGAAACTCGCAGCCGAGTCTCTTATAAGCATAGACAATCAGTCATCAGATTTCTTCTCCATAATCGAAATCAAGGCAGAACGTGCCAGGGACCTTCTTTTCCTGATATCTCAAACGATAAGCACACACAACCTGTCCATACATCGTGCATTCATAACAACAGATGCGGACGTTTCAGCGATCATCTTTTATGTCGTGCTTAAGACAGGAGAAAAAATCGAGGACAGGGAATTGCAGTCAAATCTTATTAAAGCAATCGGTGAAGCCCTGAGATAA
- a CDS encoding glutamine synthetase III, translating into MKVINPITASERDYIVEKEKTIPVSNYYGEDIFSTKVMMEKLPKNVCKRMMEIMHEGRKMDADTANSVAHAIKEWAIGKGATHYCHWFQPMTGTTAEKHDAFIEFTDSGDVIERFSGKQLIQGEPDASSFPSGGLRSTFEARGYTAWDPTSPAFIIKNGLGTTLCIPTIFISYTGEALDKKTPLLRSIEAINKSAIAMMRLLGNNESKKVFATLGPEQEYFLIDQDYFYKRQDLVLSGRSLIGAMPPKGQQLEDQYFGSIKERIQSYMHDVEEELYKLGIPAKTRHNEVAPSQFEIAPIFEEANLAADHNQLVMETMKRIAPKHKLKLLLHEKPFAGINGSGKHVNWALADDLGNNMLNPGKTPQDNIQFLVFLMATIKAVNTHADLLRASVASAGNDHRLGANEAPPAIISIFLGEQLTQILDNIEKGKITKATDEAIIDLGISKLPDLSKDSTDRNRTSPFAFTGNKFEFRAVGSSQSISFPATILNTIVAESIDILAKKIKERNGKNINQAALDVVREEVKANKAILFMGDNYTKEWEAEAERRGLPNKKTTCEALKDLKTDKAVKLFEKYKVLSALELKSRYHVRLEKYIKEIDIEAVTLNNMVQNQIIPAAINYQKKIAESVKSVIDVVGDSKNLKAQKELLKLISGLIGDTQALSNELRNRIAKANAISSEEKKAAYFCDEVKEIMNDIREKVDTLENYVDDELWPMPKYWEMLFIS; encoded by the coding sequence ATGAAGGTTATTAATCCTATCACTGCATCCGAGAGAGACTACATCGTTGAAAAAGAGAAAACGATACCTGTTTCGAATTATTATGGTGAAGACATTTTCAGTACCAAGGTAATGATGGAAAAGCTACCCAAGAATGTCTGCAAGCGCATGATGGAGATCATGCATGAAGGCCGAAAGATGGATGCGGATACTGCAAACTCGGTCGCACACGCCATCAAGGAGTGGGCTATCGGCAAGGGGGCAACTCACTATTGCCACTGGTTCCAGCCCATGACGGGAACCACAGCGGAAAAGCATGATGCATTCATCGAATTTACGGATTCGGGTGATGTGATAGAGAGGTTTTCTGGAAAGCAGCTGATACAGGGTGAGCCTGATGCATCCAGTTTTCCAAGCGGCGGATTAAGATCGACGTTTGAGGCCAGAGGCTATACCGCCTGGGATCCGACAAGTCCTGCCTTCATAATCAAGAACGGTCTTGGTACCACGCTTTGCATTCCTACGATTTTCATATCATATACGGGTGAAGCGCTCGATAAGAAGACACCCCTCCTTCGTTCAATAGAGGCAATAAACAAAAGTGCCATTGCGATGATGCGTCTTCTCGGGAACAATGAATCCAAGAAAGTCTTTGCGACTCTTGGACCGGAGCAGGAATATTTCCTTATAGACCAGGACTATTTCTACAAGAGGCAGGACCTCGTACTGAGCGGCAGAAGCCTGATCGGTGCGATGCCTCCGAAAGGACAGCAGCTGGAAGACCAGTATTTCGGAAGCATCAAGGAAAGAATTCAGTCCTATATGCATGATGTCGAGGAAGAGCTCTATAAGCTCGGCATACCGGCAAAAACCAGACACAATGAAGTTGCACCGAGCCAGTTTGAAATAGCCCCCATTTTCGAGGAAGCCAACCTGGCTGCTGACCATAACCAGCTTGTAATGGAGACAATGAAACGCATTGCCCCGAAGCACAAGTTGAAACTCCTTCTTCATGAGAAGCCCTTCGCCGGAATAAACGGCTCGGGCAAACACGTTAACTGGGCGCTTGCAGACGATCTCGGCAATAATATGCTCAATCCAGGAAAAACACCTCAAGACAATATTCAATTTCTGGTATTTCTAATGGCCACGATCAAGGCAGTCAATACGCATGCCGATCTGCTCAGGGCATCAGTCGCTTCTGCAGGAAATGACCACAGGCTCGGAGCGAATGAAGCGCCTCCTGCGATCATCTCCATATTCCTCGGCGAGCAGCTTACCCAGATACTCGACAACATAGAAAAAGGGAAAATTACGAAGGCTACCGATGAGGCGATCATAGACCTTGGCATTTCAAAACTTCCGGATCTGAGCAAGGACAGCACGGACAGGAACAGGACATCACCTTTTGCTTTTACCGGCAATAAATTTGAGTTCAGGGCCGTTGGCTCTTCGCAGTCCATCTCATTCCCTGCAACCATACTCAATACCATAGTTGCAGAGAGCATCGACATTCTGGCTAAAAAGATCAAAGAGAGAAACGGGAAAAACATCAATCAGGCGGCACTGGATGTAGTCAGGGAAGAAGTGAAAGCCAATAAAGCCATACTCTTTATGGGCGACAACTATACCAAGGAATGGGAAGCAGAAGCCGAAAGAAGAGGACTGCCAAATAAGAAGACTACATGTGAGGCATTGAAGGACCTCAAGACAGACAAGGCCGTAAAGCTATTCGAAAAGTATAAAGTTCTTTCAGCTCTTGAGCTTAAATCGCGATATCATGTGCGCCTTGAAAAGTACATCAAGGAGATCGATATAGAGGCCGTGACGCTCAACAATATGGTTCAGAATCAGATTATCCCGGCGGCAATAAACTACCAGAAAAAGATTGCCGAGTCCGTAAAATCAGTAATCGATGTTGTTGGTGACAGCAAAAATCTGAAGGCGCAGAAAGAGCTTTTAAAACTAATAAGCGGGCTTATCGGCGATACGCAGGCGCTTAGCAATGAACTAAGGAACAGGATCGCCAAAGCAAATGCGATTTCATCCGAAGAAAAGAAGGCAGCATACTTCTGCGATGAAGTTAAAGAGATAATGAATGACATCAGGGAAAAGGTCGACACACTGGAAAATTATGTAGACGATGAACTCTGGCCGATGCCCAAGTACTGGGAGATGCTTTTCATAAGCTGA
- a CDS encoding glutamine synthetase family protein, giving the protein MKGGVKTMLACRTKEDIFAAVTEYDVSFVQFWFTDVLGRLKCFNITPSELDEGIDEGMGFDGSSIEGFARIYESDMIAKPVLSTFQLVPWRPGDRPVARMFCDILNPDGTPYDGCPRYALKRVLKKVSDMGYTAYLGPELEFFYFRDETAPAILDRGGYFDGLPIDKGPNIRRDTIFSLQKMGIQVEYSHHEVAPSQHEIDLKYNEALAMADAVMTYRTTVKEIARQHGIYATFMPKPLFGENGSGMHVHQSLFKSGKNAFYEEKDKYHLSMTAKHYIAGILAHAPEITAICNQWVNSYKRLVPGYEAPVYVSWARMNRSAMVRVPMYKPGKAEATRMEFRSPDPACNPYLAFAVMIAAGMKGIEGKYRLADPVEEDIFEMSEEEREKAGIASLPGSLYEAVQNTMMSSLVRETLGDHIFFKFIENKKKEWDAFRTHVSRFEIENYLPVL; this is encoded by the coding sequence ATGAAAGGAGGAGTAAAGACCATGCTGGCATGCAGGACAAAGGAAGATATCTTTGCCGCGGTCACCGAATATGATGTCAGTTTTGTGCAGTTCTGGTTTACAGATGTATTAGGCAGGCTGAAGTGCTTTAATATAACTCCATCCGAACTGGATGAGGGGATAGACGAGGGGATGGGATTCGACGGCTCCTCAATTGAAGGGTTTGCACGCATATATGAAAGCGATATGATAGCAAAACCTGTTCTGTCAACATTCCAGCTTGTTCCATGGAGGCCGGGCGACAGACCGGTTGCACGAATGTTCTGTGACATTCTTAATCCAGATGGAACGCCTTATGATGGATGTCCCAGATATGCCTTGAAAAGGGTTCTCAAAAAGGTATCGGATATGGGTTACACCGCCTATTTGGGGCCAGAACTTGAATTTTTCTATTTCAGGGACGAAACTGCACCCGCAATTCTAGACAGGGGCGGTTATTTCGACGGGCTTCCGATCGACAAAGGACCGAACATCAGGCGTGATACGATATTTTCACTGCAAAAGATGGGGATTCAGGTTGAATACAGTCACCACGAGGTTGCCCCGTCACAGCATGAGATAGATCTCAAATACAATGAGGCCCTTGCAATGGCCGATGCGGTCATGACATACAGGACAACCGTGAAGGAGATTGCAAGGCAGCACGGGATATATGCGACCTTCATGCCTAAACCCTTATTCGGTGAAAACGGCTCGGGTATGCATGTTCATCAGTCGCTGTTCAAATCAGGGAAGAACGCCTTTTACGAAGAAAAGGACAAGTACCATCTTTCGATGACGGCAAAACACTATATAGCAGGCATCCTTGCGCATGCGCCAGAGATAACAGCGATTTGCAACCAATGGGTTAATTCTTACAAGAGGCTTGTACCCGGCTATGAAGCGCCTGTTTACGTTTCATGGGCACGCATGAACCGTTCGGCAATGGTAAGGGTCCCCATGTATAAACCTGGAAAAGCAGAAGCGACAAGGATGGAATTCCGCTCTCCAGATCCCGCATGCAACCCGTATCTTGCGTTTGCTGTAATGATCGCAGCAGGGATGAAAGGCATCGAAGGAAAATACAGACTGGCAGATCCCGTTGAAGAAGATATATTTGAAATGAGTGAAGAAGAACGCGAGAAAGCTGGAATTGCGTCACTACCCGGAAGCCTTTATGAAGCTGTCCAGAATACCATGATGAGTTCTCTCGTTCGTGAGACGCTGGGTGATCACATATTCTTCAAGTTTATCGAAAACAAGAAAAAGGAATGGGATGCCTTCAGAACTCATGTAAGCAGGTTCGAAATAGAAAACTATCTACCGGTGCTTTAA
- a CDS encoding sigma 54-interacting transcriptional regulator, translated as MLNSIAKVLSKPLPLKELLEMILGELSQKAGMKRGMISILDRETGIAMLDVAYGIDVSGLDVRFNPGEGVTGQVAHTCKAIAIPNLGTEQLFLDRTGARRDLNRSELAFLCVPIIYDGKAVGVLSADKVAKQIFTLDYEIQLLSEVASLISKSVHLRRLEDENIRLKDMLNRVKHPYPELKGNSKIIREIFTLISQVADSNATVLIHGETGTGKELVARAIHYGSPRKDMPFIEVNCAAIPDTLIESELFGHEKGAFTGAHIKRRGKFEEAHGGTIFLDEIGDLSQMAQVKLLRVLQEKQIQPVGASRPQKINVRIIAATNRKLEEEVEAGSFRTDLYYRLNVFPIYMPPLRERGSDIILLADYFVEKYSSELGKNLKRISTPAIDLLLAYHWPGNVRELENCIERAVLLAKGDTIDSIHLPPSLQMKTSLEQGKRKQGTLTSLVDAYERSIITDALKDARGNQSRAAKILGSTKRIIQYKTQKYAIDTDRFKSKKN; from the coding sequence ATGCTCAACAGCATTGCAAAGGTTCTATCCAAACCGCTGCCCTTGAAAGAGCTTCTTGAGATGATACTCGGTGAACTGAGCCAGAAAGCGGGCATGAAACGCGGCATGATCTCGATACTCGATCGTGAAACCGGCATAGCCATGCTTGATGTGGCGTACGGGATTGATGTCAGCGGGCTTGACGTCAGGTTCAACCCGGGGGAGGGTGTTACGGGCCAGGTGGCCCACACGTGCAAGGCGATCGCAATTCCCAACCTCGGCACAGAGCAGCTTTTTCTAGATCGTACAGGCGCGAGAAGGGATCTGAACAGGTCGGAACTTGCTTTTCTTTGCGTTCCGATCATCTATGACGGCAAAGCGGTGGGTGTTCTTTCCGCTGATAAGGTGGCCAAGCAGATTTTCACTCTTGATTACGAGATTCAGCTCCTTTCCGAAGTCGCTTCCCTGATTTCGAAATCGGTGCATTTGAGGCGACTGGAGGATGAAAACATAAGGCTCAAGGATATGCTCAACCGCGTGAAGCACCCTTATCCCGAACTCAAGGGCAATTCCAAAATAATACGCGAGATATTCACGCTTATATCCCAGGTGGCGGATTCTAACGCCACTGTGCTTATTCATGGAGAAACCGGCACTGGCAAGGAACTCGTTGCAAGAGCCATACATTATGGAAGTCCCAGGAAGGACATGCCTTTTATTGAGGTCAACTGCGCTGCAATACCGGACACCCTTATCGAGAGTGAGCTTTTCGGACATGAAAAGGGGGCGTTTACAGGCGCGCACATAAAAAGACGCGGAAAATTCGAGGAGGCTCACGGCGGTACCATTTTCCTTGATGAAATCGGAGATCTCTCTCAGATGGCACAGGTAAAACTTTTGAGGGTGCTGCAGGAAAAGCAGATACAACCTGTAGGGGCATCCCGTCCTCAGAAAATAAATGTAAGAATAATTGCGGCGACCAACAGGAAGCTTGAGGAAGAGGTGGAAGCAGGGTCATTCAGGACTGACCTTTACTACAGGTTGAACGTGTTTCCGATTTACATGCCGCCTTTAAGGGAACGAGGAAGCGATATAATACTGCTGGCGGATTATTTCGTCGAGAAATACTCAAGCGAACTCGGGAAAAATCTCAAGCGCATATCGACTCCGGCAATAGATCTGCTGCTGGCATACCATTGGCCGGGAAATGTCCGCGAACTCGAAAACTGCATAGAGAGGGCGGTTCTTCTTGCGAAAGGGGACACCATAGACAGCATACACCTGCCGCCATCACTTCAAATGAAGACATCACTGGAGCAGGGCAAAAGAAAGCAGGGCACACTTACATCGCTGGTTGATGCGTATGAGCGATCCATAATTACCGATGCATTGAAGGATGCGCGCGGCAACCAGAGCAGGGCTGCAAAGATACTTGGCTCGACGAAAAGAATTATTCAATATAAGACTCAGAAATACGCAATTGATACTGACAGATTCAAATCCAAGAAGAACTGA
- the ybaK gene encoding Cys-tRNA(Pro) deacylase produces the protein MPKEHFSTTSAIRVMKEKGISFTLHQYRYEEHGGTEVSARELGVDEHIIIKTLVMEDDRKVPFIILMHGDRHVSTKNMARYLGAKSVQPCDPNIAERHTGYRVGGTSPFGTRKHLKIFIESTILDLPRILINAGQRGLLAEMSPLDMAKALSTEAVNVAID, from the coding sequence ATGCCAAAGGAACACTTTTCAACAACGTCGGCCATACGGGTCATGAAGGAAAAGGGAATATCCTTTACCCTTCATCAGTACAGATATGAAGAGCACGGCGGTACGGAAGTTTCCGCTCGAGAGCTCGGTGTCGATGAACACATTATAATCAAGACGCTCGTCATGGAGGATGACAGAAAAGTGCCTTTTATCATACTCATGCACGGCGACAGGCATGTCTCTACAAAAAACATGGCAAGATATCTCGGTGCAAAATCGGTTCAGCCGTGCGATCCGAATATTGCCGAACGACATACCGGTTACAGGGTGGGAGGCACATCCCCCTTCGGTACAAGAAAACACCTGAAAATATTTATAGAGTCCACCATCCTCGACCTGCCCAGAATACTTATAAATGCAGGACAAAGAGGACTTCTGGCTGAGATGTCGCCTCTGGATATGGCAAAGGCTTTGAGCACGGAGGCCGTTAATGTTGCGATTGACTGA